From a single Sparus aurata chromosome 13, fSpaAur1.1, whole genome shotgun sequence genomic region:
- the LOC115594804 gene encoding F-box only protein 40-like, giving the protein MSHRSRASRQRQHVHCDSCYSRRCRARVEVSVCCALIPCRLLCGAVFHLCKEEDHLLLCPNVRVPCLNAAYGCQVHLPRSSQAAHLQVCPASVVCCSVEWLRWPSDDTDPHNDIALKQQVMKEREEQGEVEALDLAMALVDQKELFNRLKMKPLYPELTEAEEEELKDEKKEEAAVGGSVNSDVKKESNEDRPTSVREARVEEPAQTSVVQDFSINIEKYNICEMMFGMEKGACAVAEAEKDNPKENPKPGEKATNQTRDGVGNKSEAGDRDDGAAGAQSCPPPDTTKTGLAPWQEGVMERLGQELTPQEYNMYVVHHGRMLMAFGHIQACTPREKDFVYGSLEPIPVQTERTFRLPVSYHYRERVYDTDIRPPMEPRSVDTSDLGVGEEEWFCDEAEATLLGYADMEVMGHKISETKAADGLFVDIGTQTHSFRTAPFKAETTLAEVTADRPLKLHLQLQSERVSGRHSRASCVFTFLCGHTFHRREFATHFRNVHSDIQTSLSGWFEQRCPLAYLGCTYSQRRFQPSTHKATVSYNQQLRSFNLRPTLVASAGDASRPPGSSADSSTAQRRRRGGGEDSLSSLPYEVLCHMATFLDSLSLSQLALVSLLMRQVCSTLLQERGMVTLRWERKTYSHGGAKWKAKPVWEFSHLFSAVDSWHMADIPPISAHLKVCPFYETSEHSERVPLPSMSKKEEDSKERMSLVDLFTGSRRPR; this is encoded by the exons ATG AGTCATCGTTCTCGGGCCTCCAGGCAGCGACAGCATGTCCACTGTGACTCCTGCTACAGCCGGCGCTGCCGGGCCCGGGTGGAGGTCTCTGTGTGCTGTGCACTCATCCCCTGCCGCCTGCTCTGTGGAGCTGTCTTCCACCTGTGCAAAGAGGAGGATCACCTGCTGCTCTGCCCTAACGTCAGGGTGCCCTGCCTCAACGCTGCGTACGGCTGCCAGGTCCACCTGCCTCGCTCCTCGCAGGCCGCTCACCTCCAGGTGTGTCCGGCCAGCGTGGTGTGCTGCTCCGTGGAGTGGCTCCGCTGGCCCAGTGACGACACGGACCCGCACAATGATATAGCTCTGAAGCAGCAGGtgatgaaggagagagaggagcagggggaggTGGAGGCTCTGGATCTGGCCATGGCCCTGGTGGATCAGAAGGAACTTTTCAACCGCCTGAAAATGAAGCCGCTCTATCCGGAGCtgacggaggcagaggaggaggaattgAAGGatgagaagaaagaggaggctGCTGTGGGAGGCTCGGTCAACAGTGACGTGAAGAAAGAGTCCAATGAGG ATCGCCCTACATCCGTGCGTGAGGCTCGCGTTGAAGAGCCGGCGCAGACAAGCGTGGTGCAAGACTTCAGCATCAACATCGAGAAATACAACATTTGTGAGATGATGTTCGGCATGGAGAAAGGCGCCTGCGCTGTCGCCGAGGCAGAGAAAGACAATCCCAAAGAAAACCCAAAGCCTGGAGAGAAGGCGACGAACCAGACGCGGGACGGCGTGGGGAACAAATCAGAGGCGGGCGACAGAGATGACGGTGCAGCTGGAGCCCAAAGCTGCCCTCCGCCAGACACGACTAAGACGGGGCTGGCCCCGTGGCAGGAGGGTGTGATGGAGCGTCTGGGGCAGGAGCTCACCCCTCAGGAGTACAACATGTACGTGGTGCATCATGGCCGCATGCTGATGGCCTTTGGACACATCCAGGCCTGTACGCCCAGGGAGAAGGACTTCGTCTACGGCAGCCTGGAGCCGATCCCAGTCCAGACCGAGCGCACGTTCAGG ttacCTGTCAGCTATCACTACCGCGAGCGGGTGTACGACACAGATATTCGGCCGCCGATGGAGCCCCGCAGTGTGGACACGTCGGACCTCGGCGTCGGCGAGGAGGAGTGGTTCTGTGATGAAGCGGAAGCCACCCTGCTGGGCTACGCTGACATGGAGGTCATGGGTCACAAG ATCAGCGAGACAAAGGCAGCCGACGGGCTCTTCGTTGACATCGGAACGCAGACGCACTCGTTCCGCACGGCTCCGTTCAAAGCCGAGACGACCCTGGCGGAGGTGACGGCGGACAGGCCTCTGaagctccacctgcagctgcagtcagagagggtgagcggcagacacagcagagccAGCTGCGTCTTCACCTTCCTCTGCGGTCACACCTTCCACCGCAGGGAGTTCGCCACGCATTTCAG aaaCGTCCACAGCGACATCCAGACGTCTCTGAGCGGATGGTTCGAGCAGAGATGCCCTCTGGCGTACCTGGGATGCACCTACAGCCAGAGGAGGTTCCAGCCGTCCACACATAAAGCCACCGTCTCCTATAA TCAGCAGCTCAGAAGCTTCAACCTGCGACCGACACTCGTAGCCTCAGCAGGTGACGCCTCCCGGCCGCCGGGGAGCTCGGCCGACTCCTCCACcgctcagaggaggaggagaggtggaggggaggacTCCCTGAGCTCGCTGCCCTACGAGGTGCTGTGCCACATGGCCACGTTCCTGGACAGCCTGTCCCTGTCCCAGCTGGCTCTGGTGTCCCTGCTCATGAGGCAGGTGTGCTCcacgctgctgcaggagagagggaTGGTCACCCTCCGCTGGGAGAGGAAGACCTACTCACATGGAGGAGCCAAGTGGAAGGCCAAACCT gtGTGGGAGTTCAGTCACCTCTTCTCCGCAGTGGATTCGTGGCACATGGCCGACATCCCTCCGATATCTGCTCATCTGAAAGTCTGTCCTTTCTACGAGACCTCTGAGCACAGCGAGCGAGTTCCCCTCCCCAGCATGAGcaagaaggaggaggacagcaaGGAGAGGATGAGCCTCGTCGACCTCTTCACAGGGAGCAGACGGCCACGatga
- the LOC115593551 gene encoding coiled-coil domain-containing protein 92-like produces MDAERLEQQVASVDRGIAFLKQEHLAMLTGLQLEITHLKRRCHELSCELDSRFPDRNTEEEEAELAARCEAAERLLEDQQCMMVAARGELRAGRARASALGRSLRDEERCFLEELKRRSHKITLMSRELQRQNVITTSLCHELHSARLKLFQQRQSTESAAEGEGEPGGKEAGEEEEEEDEDDEEEDDEDYEGGGSDWLLSPPPPASPSQPEARHKRRVTVREERVRACVPQERVTSPQRPHPMPDPALFLVPLRYRLLRLNQPIRTQDGEGLEDEWEDIEDSRVHRRVDMGAGEGETAL; encoded by the exons ATGGATGCAGAGCGGCTGGAGCAGCAGGTGGCCAGTGTGGACAGAGGCATCGCCTTCCTGAAGCAGGAGCACCTGGCCATGCTGACCGGTCTGCAGCTGGAGATCACTCACCTGAAGAGGCGCTGTCACG agctGAGCTGTGAGCTGGACTCAAGGTTTcctgacagaaacacagaag aggaggaggcggagctggCAGCGCGATGCGAGGCTGCAGAGCGCCTCCTGGAGGACCAGCAGTGCATGATGGTCGCGGCGCGTGGGGAGCTGCGGGCCGGCCGGGCGCGAGCGTCGGCGCTCGGGAGGAGCCTCAGGGACGAAGAGCGATGCttcctggaggagctgaagcGCCGCAGCCACAAGATCACGCTGATGAGTCGCGAGCTGCAGCGGCAGAACGTCATCACGACGAGCCTCTGCCACGAGCTGCACAGCGCTCGCTTAAAACTGTTCCAGCAGCGGCAGAGCACAGAGTCTGCCgctgagggagagggggagcccggaggaaaggaggcgggagaagaagaggaagaggaggacgaagatgacgaagaagaagacgatGAAGATTATGAAGGAGGAGGCTCGGACTGGCTTCTGTCTCCGCCCCCTCCGGCCTCTCCCAGCCAACCAGAAGCGAGACACAAGAGGCGTGTCAcggtgagagaggagagggtcagAGCCTGCGTCCCACAGGAGAGAGTGACATCACCACAGAGGCCACACCCCATGCCTGACCCCGCCCTCTTCCTGGTGCCACTTAGATACCGCCTCCTCCGCTTGAACCAACCAATCAGAACGCAGGACGGAGAGGGGCTGGAGGACGAGTGGGAGGATATAGAGGACAGCAGGGTGCACAGGAGGGTGGACATGGGAGCAGGCGAGGGAGAAACCGCTCTGTGA